One stretch of Roseimicrobium sp. ORNL1 DNA includes these proteins:
- a CDS encoding TonB-dependent receptor, giving the protein MNITSSHTTTEGRFTRFGLAVLAGLTCGGLALAQSPSQTSPPAKPAPPEAAITLPPVTVTAETPLRTKEDLLNLPQAITVIEREDLVRRQPRTPIEALQEEPGIWAVSVAAQGSPIIRGQLGNRNLYLWDGVRINNGAGFGGPSPFFNQYPIGALDRVEVIRGSGSVQYGSDAIGGVVNLLTRRASFSDTVDVGGELYGRYGSNDDEFTETLDVHATGPTLAFSAGITRQDVDDYRGPGEGTLSPTSYEATGGYANLAFRPAEGHTFRLSWIHNRRDDVETYVQSKLNANGVPRIFTPDETRGIVKFDYTAENLGSWSDELKIYGYYHYYDQLSERRRQNDTSFSNTATTTDQEVLGVGIQNAVSFERNSARLIYGVDYRYEMLDSSISQSIRDFASGNTRVVEPYGNVPDGTYDVFDAFATFEFRPTQRLLLTVGARFENSHINSDPSQSDVIPDAGYDINDLSIDESWQSVTWNAGAIYNVTDNWDLVGNIGSGFRAPGYWDLLSAGTPTFSSRIAYLPSPNLDPEKSITFEFGPRYHSSRTNFSLVGFYTKLDDLIGSQTEGTVTLPGQGTFAATHEANIGEGYVTGAELALAYELADDWTVFGNATYTYGKDTASGYPPRFIPPFFGTVGLRYEHPSGRWWVEVVEVFSDRLRRHAPDDEQDAGFSKDPAYGSPNDTNNPPLRDDFTIPGWAITNVRGGVNVWREGDRALDLTLAFNNIFDTRYREAYAQRQKVAPGFGIVVGARLTF; this is encoded by the coding sequence ATGAATATCACATCCTCTCACACTACCACCGAGGGGCGATTCACACGCTTCGGGCTGGCCGTTTTGGCTGGCTTGACTTGCGGAGGTCTTGCCCTGGCACAGTCACCATCACAAACTTCGCCCCCGGCGAAACCAGCTCCTCCGGAGGCTGCCATCACCCTGCCGCCGGTCACGGTCACGGCAGAGACACCGCTGCGTACGAAGGAAGATTTGTTGAATCTGCCCCAAGCTATCACCGTCATTGAGCGGGAGGATCTCGTCCGCAGGCAACCTCGCACGCCCATTGAGGCGCTGCAGGAGGAGCCCGGCATCTGGGCTGTGAGCGTCGCTGCGCAAGGCTCGCCAATCATTCGCGGCCAGCTTGGCAATCGCAATCTCTACCTCTGGGATGGAGTGAGAATCAACAACGGCGCCGGTTTTGGTGGCCCCAGTCCCTTCTTCAATCAGTACCCCATCGGCGCATTGGATCGCGTGGAAGTGATTCGCGGGTCGGGCTCGGTGCAGTATGGCAGCGATGCTATCGGTGGCGTGGTGAACCTCCTCACCCGTCGCGCCTCGTTCTCGGATACGGTGGATGTGGGTGGTGAATTGTATGGACGCTATGGCTCCAACGACGACGAGTTCACCGAGACACTCGATGTGCACGCCACTGGCCCCACGCTTGCCTTCTCCGCAGGCATCACGCGACAGGATGTGGATGACTACCGTGGACCCGGTGAAGGGACGCTGAGTCCCACGAGTTATGAAGCGACCGGTGGCTATGCCAACCTGGCCTTCCGCCCGGCGGAGGGACACACCTTCCGACTCTCGTGGATTCACAACCGTCGTGACGACGTTGAAACGTATGTGCAGTCCAAGCTGAATGCGAATGGCGTGCCGCGCATCTTCACACCCGATGAGACGCGGGGGATTGTGAAGTTCGACTACACCGCGGAGAACCTTGGTTCCTGGAGTGATGAGCTGAAAATCTACGGCTACTACCACTACTATGACCAGCTCTCTGAGCGCCGCCGTCAGAATGATACCAGCTTCAGCAACACCGCGACGACCACGGACCAGGAGGTGCTCGGCGTGGGTATCCAGAATGCCGTCTCGTTTGAGAGGAACTCCGCCCGCCTCATCTACGGCGTGGACTATCGCTATGAGATGCTGGACTCTTCCATCAGCCAGTCCATCCGCGACTTTGCCTCGGGAAACACCCGCGTGGTGGAGCCCTATGGCAATGTGCCAGATGGTACCTACGACGTGTTCGATGCGTTTGCCACGTTTGAGTTTCGCCCCACCCAGCGACTGCTCCTCACCGTGGGAGCCCGCTTTGAGAACTCGCATATCAATTCGGATCCTTCGCAGAGTGATGTGATCCCTGATGCCGGATATGACATCAATGACCTCTCGATTGATGAGAGCTGGCAGTCCGTCACCTGGAATGCCGGTGCCATCTATAATGTCACGGACAACTGGGATCTCGTGGGCAATATTGGCAGCGGATTCCGTGCGCCTGGCTATTGGGACTTGTTGAGTGCGGGTACGCCCACGTTCTCCAGCCGCATCGCCTACCTGCCCAGCCCCAATCTGGACCCGGAGAAGTCCATCACCTTTGAGTTCGGTCCGCGCTACCATTCGTCGCGCACGAACTTCTCGCTGGTGGGCTTCTATACGAAACTGGATGATCTCATCGGTTCGCAGACGGAAGGCACCGTAACGCTTCCCGGACAGGGAACCTTCGCCGCCACGCATGAGGCGAACATTGGAGAGGGTTATGTCACCGGTGCCGAGCTCGCGCTGGCGTATGAGCTGGCGGATGACTGGACAGTCTTCGGCAATGCCACCTACACGTATGGGAAGGACACCGCGAGCGGCTATCCACCGCGGTTCATTCCGCCCTTCTTCGGCACGGTGGGTCTGCGCTATGAGCATCCCTCCGGTCGCTGGTGGGTGGAGGTGGTGGAGGTCTTCTCGGACCGCCTGCGCAGACACGCGCCGGATGATGAGCAGGATGCGGGCTTCTCCAAGGACCCTGCCTATGGTTCACCGAATGATACAAACAATCCGCCTCTGCGTGATGATTTCACCATCCCCGGATGGGCCATCACGAATGTGCGTGGTGGGGTGAATGTGTGGCGTGAGGGAGACCGGGCACTGGATCTGACCCTGGCCTTCAACAACATCTTCGACACGCGCTACCGCGAAGCTTATGCCCAGCGGCAGAAAGTGGCTCCGGGGTTCGGCATTGTCGTGGGTGCGCGACTGACGTTCTAA